One window of Chitinispirillum alkaliphilum genomic DNA carries:
- a CDS encoding glycosyl transferase, group 2: MFQTLMGPDIYTRILFIIAVSFCFIEIMATLFTIIYQRFVYHRVIKPKYDSNYEPRCSIIVPCKGLPKDLGSNLRGFLELDYKDYEVIFVVESETDPAVSEIKEVCSDRRVSLVVAGFSKECAQKNHNMLAAIRKATDTEVFVFADSDIKPSPEWLKELTMPLSDSKVTVTSGFRWLHALKATPGELTHFYVNTFIYITFTTACFFGGVGLWGGSMAIRKEDFDGLGVAKKWSRAAVDDMSLSDLVFKSSKKAVIVPTCLTKSDDLIQSVGSTISWFERQIMYLKAYQKPLWLIALPLSLIGSALLFLLPFSLLGSFFSNHKSFTALGGGAAVIFYAGQALTALLYPLMGKTPPKLKFLLFQPFLRFTHALSYFRTIITNTIIWAGIEYKVSSNGDVESLQRLVGELK, translated from the coding sequence TTGTTCCAGACCCTGATGGGGCCAGATATCTACACCAGAATACTTTTCATCATTGCGGTATCCTTCTGTTTTATAGAAATTATGGCAACCCTGTTTACAATCATCTATCAGCGCTTTGTTTATCACAGAGTCATAAAACCCAAATATGACAGCAACTATGAACCCCGGTGTTCCATAATAGTCCCCTGCAAAGGATTACCCAAGGATCTTGGCAGCAATCTTCGGGGCTTTCTTGAACTGGACTACAAGGACTACGAGGTGATCTTTGTTGTGGAGAGCGAAACAGATCCGGCAGTTTCGGAGATAAAAGAGGTATGCAGTGATAGAAGAGTATCACTGGTGGTAGCGGGTTTTTCAAAAGAGTGCGCCCAGAAAAACCACAACATGCTCGCAGCCATACGAAAAGCGACAGATACAGAGGTCTTTGTTTTCGCCGATTCAGATATCAAACCATCCCCCGAATGGCTAAAAGAGCTGACAATGCCGCTTTCTGACAGCAAAGTTACAGTTACCAGTGGTTTCAGATGGCTTCATGCCCTTAAGGCCACCCCCGGTGAGCTCACCCATTTCTATGTAAACACATTTATCTATATCACTTTCACCACTGCCTGCTTTTTTGGCGGAGTGGGGCTGTGGGGCGGTTCGATGGCCATAAGAAAGGAAGATTTTGACGGGCTTGGGGTTGCAAAAAAATGGTCCAGAGCAGCTGTAGATGACATGAGCCTTTCAGATCTTGTTTTCAAAAGTTCTAAAAAGGCGGTGATTGTACCAACCTGTCTGACCAAAAGTGATGACCTCATTCAATCGGTAGGCTCAACGATCTCCTGGTTTGAAAGACAGATCATGTATCTTAAGGCATATCAGAAACCCTTATGGCTTATTGCATTGCCCCTGTCACTCATTGGCTCAGCCTTGCTGTTTCTTTTGCCCTTTTCACTGCTGGGCTCATTTTTCTCCAACCACAAATCATTTACCGCCCTTGGCGGAGGCGCGGCAGTGATCTTTTACGCTGGACAGGCCCTTACAGCACTGCTTTATCCTCTTATGGGAAAAACTCCTCCCAAACTTAAGTTTCTGTTATTTCAGCCATTTCTAAGATTTACACATGCTCTGAGCTATTTCAGAACAATTATTACCAATACCATAATATGGGCTGGGATAGAGTACAAAGTTAGCAGTAACGGGGATGTGGAAAGTCTTCAGAGACTTGTGGGAGAGCTTAAATAA
- a CDS encoding Phosphoribosylglycinamide formyltransferase, giving the protein MLRCAVFASGGGSNFKALLERSLTGDLHAQFVLMIGNNSTAAVFEHARKHHIPTLHCAPSHFDSEQQYSSFLIAQLEKCNAQMIVLAGYMKKLPTEIVEKYQGRIINIHPSLLPAFGGKGMYGSNVHKAVIECGVRVTGVTVHFVDEEYDQGPIISQEPVKVLDTDTPQTLAARVLAMEHATYWRALDAISRGKICLEGRRVKGNV; this is encoded by the coding sequence ATGTTGCGTTGCGCAGTATTTGCATCAGGAGGCGGGAGTAATTTCAAAGCACTCCTTGAACGCAGTCTTACAGGGGATCTCCATGCCCAATTTGTATTGATGATAGGTAATAACAGCACTGCAGCAGTTTTCGAACATGCCAGGAAACATCACATACCCACCCTTCACTGTGCCCCATCACACTTTGATAGCGAACAACAGTACAGCTCATTTCTCATTGCCCAGCTGGAGAAATGCAATGCCCAGATGATAGTTCTGGCAGGATATATGAAGAAACTCCCAACGGAGATCGTTGAAAAATATCAGGGCAGAATCATCAACATCCACCCCTCTCTTCTCCCTGCATTTGGGGGAAAAGGGATGTATGGGTCAAACGTCCATAAAGCAGTTATTGAATGCGGAGTCAGGGTTACCGGCGTAACGGTACATTTCGTAGATGAAGAGTATGATCAGGGACCAATCATTAGTCAGGAACCGGTGAAGGTGCTCGATACAGATACCCCCCAAACACTGGCTGCACGGGTTCTTGCTATGGAGCATGCAACCTACTGGAGGGCACTGGATGCAATCTCCAGAGGTAAAATCTGCCTTGAGGGAAGAAGGGTTAAGGGAAATGTCTGA
- a CDS encoding Ribonuclease HII encodes MREEGLREMSEKGIHDTGKLYSFDQEFLSQKGILSLAGVDEAGRGPLAGPVVAAAVILDQKNFIPGLNDSKQLKEKTREQLYALITEQALFWSTGLSSAQEVDRLNVLRATFLAMQRALEKIGDTCPLYLIDGNQSIPEIPRDKQQTVVKGDSLSASVAAASIVAKVTRDRMMRSFHEQYGNYDFDKNKGYGTAEHIKSIKKFGLSPVHRRSFCEHFLVQIQLEFD; translated from the coding sequence TTGAGGGAAGAAGGGTTAAGGGAAATGTCTGAAAAAGGTATCCACGATACCGGCAAGCTTTACTCTTTCGATCAGGAATTTCTCAGTCAAAAAGGCATCCTTTCACTGGCCGGTGTGGATGAAGCAGGCAGGGGACCACTTGCAGGTCCCGTAGTGGCAGCAGCGGTAATACTCGATCAGAAAAATTTTATCCCCGGACTCAATGACTCAAAACAACTGAAAGAAAAAACCCGCGAACAGCTCTATGCACTTATAACAGAGCAGGCGCTTTTTTGGTCAACAGGCCTGTCCAGTGCGCAGGAAGTTGACAGGTTAAATGTCCTCCGGGCAACTTTTCTCGCCATGCAAAGGGCACTCGAAAAGATCGGGGATACCTGCCCGCTCTACCTTATCGATGGTAACCAGAGTATTCCCGAAATCCCGCGCGATAAACAGCAAACTGTGGTAAAGGGTGATTCCCTGAGCGCATCTGTCGCTGCGGCGTCGATAGTGGCCAAGGTCACAAGGGACCGTATGATGAGATCCTTTCATGAGCAGTACGGAAACTACGACTTTGACAAAAACAAGGGATACGGAACCGCAGAGCATATAAAAAGCATCAAGAAATTCGGGTTAAGCCCTGTGCATCGGCGCTCTTTTTGTGAGCATTTTCTGGTTCAAATCCAGCTTGAATTTGATTGA
- a CDS encoding MoxR-like protein ATPase — MTEENCDKTSATELKNAVEEIRAELAKVVIGQKQVIDDLLACFLSGGHCIITGVPGLAKTMLVQSLSRCLDLQFNRVQFTPDLMPSDITGSEILTEDRAGGHREFKFIRGPLFSNILLADEINRTPPKTQSALLQAMQEQQVTSSGYTYQLPKPFWVLATQNPIEQEGTYPLPEAQQDRFMFSIEIDYPDIDSELAIARKISGMQEIRKIIDLQKILLFRELVGRVPVADSVVSLAVRLCRSTRPQQAECPEEIKKYLTWGAGPRASQFLVLASKTYALLDGRPSPGPEDIKRAAYPVLRHRLVRSFHGDVEGVSSNDLIGELLKRLEKKRADKNF, encoded by the coding sequence ATGACAGAGGAAAATTGTGATAAGACAAGCGCAACAGAACTGAAAAATGCAGTCGAGGAAATTAGAGCTGAACTGGCAAAAGTCGTTATAGGCCAAAAGCAGGTCATAGATGATCTGCTGGCCTGTTTTCTCTCCGGGGGGCATTGTATCATTACCGGTGTCCCCGGACTTGCCAAAACCATGTTGGTTCAGAGCCTCTCGAGATGTTTAGACCTGCAGTTCAACAGAGTGCAGTTTACCCCCGACCTGATGCCTTCAGATATCACCGGCTCAGAGATCCTCACCGAAGACAGGGCCGGTGGGCACCGGGAATTTAAGTTTATAAGAGGGCCTCTTTTCTCAAACATTCTCCTGGCAGATGAAATTAACCGCACCCCACCCAAAACACAATCAGCTCTGCTTCAGGCTATGCAGGAACAGCAGGTAACCTCTTCCGGTTACACCTATCAGCTGCCAAAACCGTTCTGGGTTCTTGCGACCCAAAACCCGATTGAACAGGAGGGCACCTATCCGCTGCCTGAAGCTCAGCAGGACAGGTTCATGTTTTCAATCGAAATAGACTACCCGGATATCGATTCAGAGCTTGCCATTGCACGGAAAATCTCTGGAATGCAGGAGATCAGAAAGATAATAGATCTGCAGAAAATACTTCTGTTCCGTGAGCTTGTGGGGAGAGTACCTGTAGCGGATTCTGTGGTCAGTTTAGCGGTAAGACTATGTCGCTCCACACGCCCCCAGCAGGCAGAATGCCCGGAAGAGATAAAAAAGTATCTTACCTGGGGAGCAGGGCCGAGGGCATCACAGTTTTTGGTTTTGGCTTCCAAAACCTACGCTTTGCTTGATGGTCGTCCCAGCCCCGGACCCGAGGATATAAAAAGGGCAGCCTATCCGGTTCTGCGCCACAGATTGGTACGATCTTTTCATGGTGATGTGGAAGGAGTGAGCAGCAACGATCTTATAGGTGAGCTTCTTAAACGTTTAGAGAAGAAACGAGCTGATAAAAATTTCTGA
- a CDS encoding peptidase M50, which produces MFGKRLKIFTLLGFEVYIDLSWIIIAVLIVWSLAQGVFPLLHEGLSPTVYWWMGVWGAIGLFASVILHEFSHSLVARRFGLPMKSITLFVFGGVAEMEEEPSTAKAEFFMAIAGPLASVAVGLAFWGFFETGTALAIPAPVLIIFLYLRTINFILAIFNMLPAFPLDGGRVFRSILWGWKGNIGWATRIASAVGSGFGTFLIILGVFSLLGGGVVGGLWWALIGLFIKSASRMSYEGVLIRGALEGQSVQKFTQLHPITVSPDTTLDTLVEDFIYRYHFNLYPVVQNGQIMCIDIDDVKSIPEQQRKFHRVKEYMKPCSKENSVEQNESALKAFNSMNKSGKSRLMVLNDEGQLEGTISQRDIMKYLSLKLNNGNKGLGDVQGQG; this is translated from the coding sequence ATGTTTGGAAAACGACTGAAGATATTCACTCTCTTGGGTTTTGAGGTCTATATCGACTTAAGCTGGATAATTATAGCAGTGCTTATAGTGTGGTCTCTTGCCCAGGGGGTTTTCCCGCTTTTACATGAAGGACTCTCTCCTACAGTTTATTGGTGGATGGGTGTATGGGGTGCGATAGGGCTTTTTGCCTCGGTGATTCTCCATGAGTTCAGCCACTCCCTTGTAGCACGGCGCTTTGGGTTACCCATGAAAAGTATCACTCTGTTTGTTTTCGGTGGTGTGGCAGAGATGGAGGAGGAGCCATCCACCGCAAAAGCTGAGTTTTTCATGGCTATTGCCGGACCACTTGCTTCGGTTGCGGTAGGGCTGGCGTTCTGGGGATTTTTCGAAACAGGGACGGCTCTTGCCATCCCCGCTCCTGTGTTAATCATTTTCCTTTACCTGCGTACAATAAACTTTATACTTGCAATCTTTAACATGCTACCCGCTTTTCCCCTTGATGGCGGGAGGGTGTTCAGATCGATTCTCTGGGGCTGGAAAGGGAATATCGGCTGGGCTACAAGGATAGCTTCCGCAGTGGGATCTGGATTTGGAACATTTCTGATCATTCTTGGTGTCTTCTCGCTTCTGGGAGGAGGTGTTGTGGGAGGGCTCTGGTGGGCACTTATCGGGCTGTTCATTAAAAGCGCCTCAAGAATGTCCTATGAAGGTGTTCTTATTCGGGGTGCTCTTGAAGGACAATCTGTGCAGAAATTCACTCAGCTTCACCCCATCACCGTATCTCCAGATACCACTCTCGACACCCTGGTGGAGGATTTTATCTATAGATACCATTTCAATCTCTACCCAGTGGTACAAAACGGGCAGATAATGTGTATCGATATAGATGATGTGAAAAGCATCCCTGAGCAGCAAAGAAAGTTCCACCGGGTTAAAGAATACATGAAGCCCTGCTCAAAGGAAAACTCTGTTGAGCAGAACGAGAGTGCACTCAAGGCTTTTAACTCAATGAACAAAAGCGGTAAGAGCAGGCTAATGGTACTAAACGATGAGGGACAACTCGAAGGCACCATCTCTCAGCGCGATATCATGAAATACCTCTCCCTTAAACTCAACAACGGAAACAAGGGACTCGGAGATGTCCAGGGTCAGGGATAG
- a CDS encoding putative methyltransferase — protein sequence MRSLEESVVIAMDGSDKELFTYLPYILQDIWEIGTDPDTVINLIGRHFDHYQSLRVLDLGCGKGAVSINTAKKYRCKCHGIDGIADFIRFAKQRAEEWGVDDCCTFEVGDIREAVCHLPRYDIIVLGAIGPVFGNYYTTLTTLSKNLNPNGAFIIDDAYIEDSSEFSHPLILSLSQLKEQVDNANMRLAENSPVSKAEVVSSDNRILKNLKRRCGELAQKYPDKKSLFMNYIKKQDFESQVNATKVVCTTMVIKPK from the coding sequence ATGAGATCGTTAGAAGAGAGTGTGGTAATTGCCATGGATGGTTCAGATAAAGAATTATTCACCTATCTGCCATATATTTTGCAGGACATTTGGGAGATTGGCACTGATCCGGATACTGTTATAAACCTTATTGGCAGACATTTCGATCACTATCAAAGCCTGCGTGTTCTTGACTTGGGTTGCGGGAAGGGCGCAGTTTCAATCAACACAGCCAAAAAATACAGGTGTAAATGTCATGGTATTGATGGCATAGCAGATTTTATCCGATTTGCAAAACAAAGAGCCGAGGAGTGGGGTGTTGATGATTGTTGCACGTTTGAAGTGGGGGATATCAGAGAAGCCGTTTGTCATTTGCCTCGTTACGATATTATTGTCTTAGGCGCTATAGGGCCGGTCTTTGGAAATTATTACACAACACTCACCACTTTGTCGAAAAACTTAAATCCCAATGGAGCATTCATAATCGATGATGCTTATATCGAGGACTCCTCTGAGTTCAGCCATCCATTAATTCTCAGCCTAAGTCAATTGAAAGAGCAGGTGGATAATGCAAACATGCGTTTGGCTGAGAACTCTCCTGTATCCAAAGCAGAAGTTGTCAGCAGTGATAATAGAATTTTGAAAAATTTGAAAAGACGGTGCGGTGAGCTGGCTCAAAAGTACCCTGACAAGAAATCTCTTTTTATGAATTATATAAAAAAGCAGGATTTTGAAAGTCAAGTAAATGCCACCAAAGTAGTTTGTACAACTATGGTGATCAAACCGAAATGA
- a CDS encoding chitinase, GH19 family, whose product MYTGGNKVVHNGYAWRARWWTQGDEPSTANQWGVWERLGQCSGDPENGGDDGGTTPTNYTITATASANGTISPSGSVTVAQGDSRTFTVAANSGYEISDVTVNGSSVGAVESYTFTNVNGNGSISATFSPIPSDDDGDTGDTGDCASPSWNRSSAYTGGQEVAHNGYIWRARWWTQGDEPGTTGQWGVWERLGQCSGDPGNGGDDGGTTPTTYTITATASSNGTISPSGSVSVNAGANQTFTFNPANGYEVSSVIVNGNDIGAVSTYTFNNVGSNGTISVNFRAVPSTGTGLASILSESMFNEMFPNRNPFYTYADLISAAASYPEFANTGDLTTRKREVAAFLANIAHETGNLVYVEEIYRGEYCQSSHIAPCAPGKRYYGRGPIQLSWNYNYHAAGVALGLPLLEDPDLVARDPKVAWQTSLWFWVTQPGAGARPCHVSMVTGLGFGETVRSINGSLECNGANPSLVQRRVDYYVRFCSMLGVDPGPNTHC is encoded by the coding sequence GTGTACACTGGTGGAAACAAAGTTGTTCATAACGGTTATGCATGGAGAGCAAGATGGTGGACCCAGGGTGATGAGCCGAGTACTGCAAACCAGTGGGGTGTTTGGGAAAGACTGGGTCAATGTTCCGGTGATCCAGAGAACGGTGGAGATGACGGAGGCACAACTCCAACAAACTACACTATCACTGCAACAGCATCTGCAAACGGCACCATTTCTCCAAGCGGATCGGTAACCGTTGCTCAGGGTGATTCCAGAACGTTTACTGTCGCAGCCAACAGCGGGTATGAAATCAGTGATGTTACGGTGAATGGGTCAAGCGTTGGTGCGGTGGAATCCTATACATTTACCAATGTAAACGGCAATGGAAGCATCTCAGCCACCTTCAGCCCAATCCCTTCTGACGACGATGGGGATACAGGTGATACAGGTGATTGCGCAAGTCCTTCATGGAACCGCTCAAGCGCCTATACTGGTGGTCAGGAAGTTGCACATAACGGATATATCTGGAGAGCAAGGTGGTGGACCCAGGGTGATGAGCCAGGTACCACAGGCCAGTGGGGCGTTTGGGAGAGGCTCGGGCAATGTTCCGGCGATCCGGGGAACGGTGGTGATGACGGAGGCACAACCCCAACAACCTACACAATTACTGCAACAGCATCATCAAACGGAACCATTTCTCCAAGCGGTTCAGTCTCAGTAAATGCAGGTGCAAACCAGACCTTCACATTCAATCCTGCAAACGGATATGAGGTGAGTTCCGTTATTGTGAATGGGAACGATATAGGAGCTGTGAGCACTTATACATTCAATAATGTTGGGTCAAATGGAACAATAAGTGTTAATTTCCGGGCGGTACCAAGCACCGGAACCGGCTTGGCTTCTATCTTAAGTGAATCTATGTTCAACGAGATGTTCCCCAACCGGAATCCATTCTACACATATGCAGATCTGATAAGTGCAGCAGCCTCTTACCCGGAATTCGCCAACACCGGTGATCTCACAACCAGAAAACGTGAAGTTGCGGCTTTTCTTGCAAATATTGCACATGAAACCGGCAATCTGGTTTATGTTGAAGAGATTTACAGGGGTGAGTATTGCCAGTCATCCCATATAGCTCCCTGTGCACCAGGGAAGCGTTATTATGGAAGAGGTCCGATACAGCTAAGTTGGAATTACAATTATCATGCTGCAGGAGTCGCTCTTGGTCTTCCATTGCTTGAGGATCCTGATCTTGTTGCGAGAGATCCTAAAGTTGCATGGCAGACATCTCTATGGTTCTGGGTTACTCAGCCCGGAGCTGGTGCCAGACCGTGTCATGTATCAATGGTCACGGGCTTAGGTTTTGGAGAAACCGTTCGTTCAATAAACGGTAGTCTGGAATGTAATGGAGCCAATCCTTCACTTGTACAGAGAAGAGTTGATTATTATGTAAGGTTCTGCAGTATGCTTGGTGTAGATCCTGGTCCTAATACACACTGTTAG
- a CDS encoding Nitroreductase family protein has product MEYSDSVTELIKRRISVRSYSNKPIELARKKKLEDFLGTIKRGPLGSEIRLRLISSTTENRNALKGLGTYGVIKKSRSLAGAVKKSQRDLEDLGYVMEQAVLLATEMNLGTCWLGGLFTRSSFASALSLESDEQMPAVISVGYIKDYQKAKKAMIRRLAGSSERKPWEELFYEEEFGNPLHIKNAGKYIEPLRSVRLAPSAANKQPWRIIRTGNAWHFYLVRKKGYRGFTARLIKMADIQRLDIGIAMCHWEMTAREIGLEGSWVFEQKASAPPDELTEYVVSWRIS; this is encoded by the coding sequence ATGGAATATTCTGATTCGGTAACAGAGCTGATAAAAAGAAGAATATCGGTACGCTCGTACAGTAACAAGCCAATTGAATTGGCCCGGAAAAAGAAACTGGAAGATTTTCTTGGAACCATTAAAAGAGGCCCGTTAGGATCTGAGATTCGGTTAAGGCTTATTTCGTCGACAACTGAAAACCGCAATGCTTTAAAGGGGTTAGGAACATACGGAGTCATCAAAAAATCCCGCAGCCTTGCGGGCGCAGTAAAAAAATCACAGAGAGATCTGGAAGATTTGGGCTATGTAATGGAGCAAGCGGTACTTCTGGCAACAGAGATGAACCTGGGCACATGCTGGCTTGGCGGACTTTTCACACGGAGCAGCTTTGCCTCAGCTCTATCACTTGAAAGTGATGAACAGATGCCGGCAGTTATTTCAGTTGGTTACATAAAGGATTATCAAAAGGCAAAAAAGGCAATGATAAGGCGTCTGGCCGGATCCTCTGAACGCAAACCATGGGAGGAGTTGTTTTATGAAGAGGAATTTGGCAATCCTTTACATATAAAAAATGCAGGGAAATATATTGAACCTCTTCGCTCAGTGCGTCTGGCTCCCTCTGCTGCAAACAAACAACCATGGCGTATTATCAGAACTGGTAACGCCTGGCATTTTTATCTGGTCAGGAAAAAGGGGTATCGGGGGTTCACCGCTCGTCTTATAAAAATGGCGGACATTCAAAGACTCGATATTGGTATCGCGATGTGTCATTGGGAGATGACTGCACGGGAAATCGGATTAGAGGGGAGCTGGGTATTTGAACAAAAAGCATCAGCCCCCCCAGATGAATTGACAGAGTATGTGGTGAGCTGGCGGATTAGTTAG
- a CDS encoding alpha-amylase, with the protein MTQIYHALGLHLHQPLENLLALHYSEQPWEAEQILWCYDRITRMLEGYEDVSRLHLSVSGTLLKQLEDPTIRHTFRDVVDIADFMERFKRSPIEFVGSGLYHPVYPLIPQADWDAQTEWWLGIGKHMLGRDHFAGFWPPEMGFSMEMIPMLKRHGYRYVLVDSWYIKPKREMRWEEQRYRPFICRYEGAEIIVIPRDRELSDAQESGLDPGWFQHEIYERTKWCDFPALVTTWTDGENGGWFRNTNMQANFWGVFFQELLNRYRAGTLGFTPVHISEYLDKHPPAEEVDVYPGAWNTGEHWGGDFKQWTGSLLQRNGLAEIRNASSYYQTVKKRFDEKSEESTNPEEIRQLIYDAYDAILTAETSCNFFWGCSWVNKSFEELEKAYHLLDTAVNLLGRKKTG; encoded by the coding sequence ATGACCCAGATATATCATGCATTAGGACTACATCTTCATCAGCCACTCGAAAATTTGCTGGCTCTTCACTATTCTGAACAGCCGTGGGAAGCAGAACAGATTCTATGGTGCTATGACCGTATCACCCGCATGCTTGAAGGTTACGAGGATGTCTCACGCTTGCATCTGAGTGTATCCGGAACACTGCTTAAGCAGCTTGAAGATCCCACGATTCGTCATACTTTCCGGGATGTGGTAGATATTGCCGATTTTATGGAGAGATTTAAAAGATCACCAATTGAGTTTGTGGGAAGCGGGTTGTACCATCCGGTTTACCCCCTGATACCTCAGGCAGATTGGGATGCCCAAACCGAATGGTGGCTTGGTATCGGGAAACATATGCTCGGAAGAGACCACTTTGCGGGTTTCTGGCCACCGGAAATGGGATTCTCAATGGAGATGATCCCGATGCTTAAACGGCATGGATACAGGTATGTACTTGTGGATAGCTGGTATATCAAACCAAAGCGGGAGATGCGCTGGGAGGAGCAGCGTTACAGACCCTTTATATGCAGATATGAAGGTGCTGAAATAATAGTTATACCAAGGGATCGCGAACTTTCCGATGCACAGGAGTCTGGTCTTGATCCGGGGTGGTTTCAGCACGAAATATATGAACGCACAAAATGGTGTGATTTCCCCGCTCTTGTCACTACCTGGACCGATGGAGAAAACGGAGGATGGTTTCGTAACACAAACATGCAGGCAAACTTTTGGGGGGTCTTTTTCCAGGAGCTTCTAAATCGTTACAGAGCCGGAACTCTCGGGTTTACACCTGTGCATATCAGCGAGTACCTTGACAAACATCCTCCTGCGGAAGAAGTAGATGTTTATCCCGGGGCCTGGAACACAGGTGAACACTGGGGAGGGGATTTTAAACAGTGGACAGGGTCTCTTCTGCAGCGAAATGGTCTTGCCGAAATACGTAACGCAAGCTCCTATTATCAAACTGTAAAAAAGAGATTTGATGAGAAGTCAGAAGAGTCCACTAACCCTGAGGAGATCCGTCAGTTAATTTACGATGCGTATGATGCTATCTTGACGGCAGAAACCAGCTGTAACTTTTTCTGGGGCTGCTCATGGGTAAATAAATCCTTTGAAGAACTTGAAAAAGCGTATCACCTGCTTGATACTGCCGTGAATCTTCTGGGCAGAAAAAAAACCGGCTAA
- a CDS encoding putative oxidoreductase, Gfo/Idh/MocA family produces the protein MKTVKNLKVGIVGLGKMGQNHVRAISLLRSAQIEFIYDIDTRLALQIGKKYGVSVSTDLMKDLNNVDAVFLVSPTTTHFQYILSIGEKVKNIFIEKPLTDSAETTAQVMEFAKSRNLNIQVGFIERFNPAVIELKTILDNYGGVKNVEFVRTNKMSNRINDVDIVVDLMIHDIDLALYLNGPVCDIFAYGIFENEQIAYATAVLTHQNKSYSLLTASRITEKRFRQINVTCEEMYIDCNLLKKELSIHRQETGQPYRGSMLSSREDTIQVSNQEALLSEDALFIDSVLNNSFDHLEIATVKDAMSAITVANRIQEIIWGKHVSGSSPQSPKICVNAEILETPNTLEKV, from the coding sequence ATGAAAACTGTCAAAAATCTGAAAGTTGGAATCGTTGGATTAGGAAAAATGGGGCAGAACCATGTAAGGGCGATTTCGCTTCTGAGGTCTGCTCAGATAGAGTTTATTTATGATATAGATACACGTCTTGCCCTGCAAATCGGTAAGAAATATGGTGTTTCTGTTTCCACTGATTTAATGAAAGATTTGAATAACGTTGATGCAGTATTTTTAGTATCGCCAACGACTACCCATTTTCAGTATATCCTCTCTATCGGGGAAAAGGTTAAAAACATTTTCATCGAAAAGCCTCTTACAGATTCTGCAGAAACAACAGCGCAGGTTATGGAATTCGCCAAATCCCGTAATCTCAATATTCAGGTAGGGTTTATAGAAAGATTCAACCCAGCGGTTATTGAACTGAAAACGATTCTTGATAACTACGGAGGGGTAAAGAACGTAGAATTTGTGCGCACAAACAAGATGAGCAACAGGATAAATGATGTCGATATAGTTGTTGACCTAATGATTCATGATATAGATCTGGCTCTGTATTTGAATGGACCCGTTTGTGATATATTTGCATACGGAATATTTGAAAATGAACAGATAGCCTATGCAACGGCTGTTCTAACTCATCAAAACAAATCATATTCACTTCTTACTGCAAGCCGCATAACAGAGAAACGGTTTAGACAAATAAATGTAACATGTGAAGAGATGTATATAGATTGTAATTTGTTAAAAAAGGAGCTTAGTATTCATCGACAGGAAACTGGACAACCTTACCGGGGCTCAATGCTATCATCCAGGGAAGATACAATACAGGTCTCAAATCAGGAAGCGCTGCTGAGTGAAGACGCATTGTTTATCGACTCGGTTTTGAATAACTCTTTTGATCATCTGGAAATCGCGACTGTCAAAGATGCCATGAGCGCGATAACCGTTGCAAATAGGATTCAGGAGATTATCTGGGGTAAGCATGTGTCTGGTAGTTCGCCGCAATCACCGAAAATTTGCGTTAATGCCGAAATTTTGGAAACTCCAAATACGCTCGAAAAGGTATGA